One window of Streptomyces sp. SUK 48 genomic DNA carries:
- a CDS encoding four-helix bundle copper-binding protein: MAQPGTTMPAMTQQMQDCIEACMNCHSVCEETMSSCMQQGGQAQMQIMRALMDCSETTRMCADMMMRRSPMSGEMCAMCAKACDMAAEACMSMPDDQQLMRCADACRRCAEMCRAMAGARM, translated from the coding sequence ATGGCCCAGCCCGGAACGACGATGCCCGCCATGACCCAGCAGATGCAGGACTGCATCGAGGCGTGCATGAACTGCCACAGCGTCTGCGAGGAGACCATGAGCTCCTGCATGCAGCAGGGCGGGCAGGCGCAGATGCAGATCATGCGCGCGCTCATGGACTGCTCCGAGACGACCCGGATGTGCGCCGACATGATGATGCGCCGCTCGCCCATGTCGGGCGAGATGTGCGCGATGTGCGCCAAGGCGTGCGACATGGCCGCCGAGGCGTGTATGTCCATGCCGGACGACCAGCAGCTGATGCGCTGCGCGGACGCGTGTCGCAGGTGCGCCGAGATGTGCCGCGCGATGGCGGGCGCCCGGATGTGA
- a CDS encoding LCP family protein, producing MNDWPEAWSDDNRGPRYGRGSGGAQPEGARAMRQVRRDPAAPQYGAGVPQQPSYANGGYDDAYDSGYNTGQVYGNPGGHGPGGAPPGQRPAPNWRRRIKWTAITLVTVMIVTSVATYFWADSKLRREVDLAQVIDRPQSGSGTNYLIVGSDSREGMSKADEKKLHTGAAEGKRTDSMMILHVGDNGDTLISLPRDSNVEIPSYKGSTSGKVYPATGRQEKLNAAYAEDGPTLLVRTIEYNTGLHIDHYVEIGFQGFANIVDAVGGVQIDIDKGFTDKWSGADFKAGKQTLNGRQALAFVRTRHAFAASDLQRTKNQQKFLAALAHEVATPSTVLNPFKFYPTMGAGLDSLIVDKDMSLWNLASMFWAMKGVNGGDGTSLNMPISGSTGGNLVWDKAKVKTLVNELNNDQKVTVAGS from the coding sequence ATGAATGACTGGCCCGAGGCATGGTCCGACGACAACCGCGGCCCCCGCTATGGACGCGGCAGTGGCGGCGCACAGCCCGAAGGCGCCCGCGCGATGCGCCAGGTACGGCGCGACCCCGCGGCACCGCAGTACGGGGCCGGCGTTCCGCAGCAGCCGTCGTACGCGAACGGCGGCTACGACGACGCGTACGACAGCGGTTACAACACCGGCCAGGTCTACGGGAACCCCGGCGGCCACGGCCCCGGTGGCGCGCCGCCCGGACAGAGACCCGCGCCGAACTGGCGGCGGCGGATCAAGTGGACCGCCATCACGCTGGTGACCGTGATGATCGTCACCTCGGTCGCCACCTACTTCTGGGCCGACTCCAAGCTGCGCCGCGAGGTCGATCTCGCCCAGGTGATCGACCGGCCGCAGTCGGGGTCCGGCACCAACTACCTGATCGTCGGTTCGGACAGCCGCGAGGGCATGTCCAAGGCGGACGAGAAGAAGCTGCACACCGGCGCCGCCGAGGGCAAGCGCACGGACTCGATGATGATCCTGCACGTGGGCGACAACGGCGACACGCTCATCTCGCTGCCGCGTGACTCGAACGTGGAGATCCCCTCGTACAAGGGCTCGACGTCCGGGAAGGTCTACCCCGCCACGGGCCGCCAGGAGAAGCTGAACGCGGCCTACGCCGAGGACGGCCCGACGCTGCTGGTGCGCACCATCGAGTACAACACCGGGCTGCACATCGACCACTACGTGGAGATCGGCTTCCAGGGCTTCGCGAACATCGTGGACGCGGTCGGCGGGGTCCAGATCGACATCGACAAGGGCTTCACGGACAAATGGTCCGGCGCCGACTTCAAGGCCGGCAAGCAGACACTGAACGGCCGGCAGGCGCTCGCCTTCGTGCGCACCCGGCACGCCTTCGCCGCGTCCGACCTCCAGCGGACCAAGAATCAGCAGAAGTTCCTGGCGGCGCTGGCCCACGAGGTGGCGACGCCCTCGACCGTGCTGAACCCCTTCAAGTTCTACCCGACCATGGGCGCGGGCCTGGACTCGCTGATCGTGGACAAGGACATGTCCCTGTGGAACCTGGCCTCGATGTTCTGGGCCATGAAGGGCGTCAACGGTGGTGACGGCACCTCCCTGAACATGCCCATCTCCGGCTCCACCGGCGGCAACCTGGTCTGGGACAAGGCGAAGGTCAAGACCCTGGTGAACGAGCTGAACAACGACCAGAAGGTCACGGTCGCCGGCAGCTGA
- a CDS encoding acyl-CoA thioesterase, with protein MTDQATEPEAVESDIPGKPTSASRTTLSHIMTHSDTNLLGTVHGGVIMKLVDDAAGAVAGRHSGGPAVTASMDEMAFLEPVRVGDLVHVKAQVNWTGRTSMEVGVRVLAERWNESNPPTQVGSAYLVFAAVDADGKPRQVPPVMPETDRDRRRYQEAQIRRTHRLARRRAIRELREQRAADGLAD; from the coding sequence ATGACAGATCAGGCCACGGAGCCGGAAGCAGTGGAATCGGACATTCCGGGCAAGCCCACCTCCGCCTCGCGCACCACGCTCAGCCACATCATGACCCACAGCGACACCAACCTGCTGGGTACGGTGCACGGCGGGGTGATCATGAAGCTGGTGGACGACGCGGCGGGCGCCGTGGCCGGCCGGCACTCCGGCGGCCCCGCCGTCACCGCCTCCATGGACGAGATGGCCTTCCTCGAACCGGTCCGCGTCGGTGACCTGGTCCATGTGAAGGCGCAGGTCAACTGGACCGGCCGGACCTCCATGGAGGTCGGCGTACGGGTCCTCGCCGAGCGCTGGAACGAGTCCAACCCGCCCACCCAGGTCGGCTCGGCCTATCTGGTCTTCGCGGCCGTGGACGCCGACGGCAAGCCCCGCCAGGTGCCCCCGGTGATGCCGGAGACCGACCGGGACCGCCGCCGCTACCAGGAGGCGCAGATCCGCCGCACCCACCGGCTGGCCCGCCGCCGCGCCATCCGCGAGCTGCGCGAGCAGCGGGCGGCCGACGGCCTGGCGGACTGA
- a CDS encoding LCP family protein: MRAMTTLSVVVLASAGIGHAVVTSLDAGISRVDAFKDMKNRPRAGHGMNILLVGTDGRDKITESQRRAFHLGGQPCHCTDTMMIVHISEDRERATVVSLPRDSFAEVPARRDPATGRQYGAHPLRLNAAYAEGGPQLTVRTVESMTRVKIDHYLEVDFTSFMKTVDVLGGVRICTATPLKDTYSGLDLAPGTHTLLGGQALQYVRSRHLDGASDLGRMKRQQRFLAALIEKATSSGVLLNPMRFRDVTRAVLGSVRADIGFGTDELLDLGRAMRNFSPSSSEFTTVPIGRMDYPVKGVGSTLKWDAARSAQLFQALRDDKPLSAARPHRGPAATPVDTDPRSIRVQVANGTGAAGLAKRIDTELAATGFATTHEPVTAPAQLPTTVITYDPRWDRSARTLAAALPGSELRAAPGQGPVLKVTAGAGFKSVRAVRFEDPGRQDQGAASVVRGNEVVCAGDA; encoded by the coding sequence ATGCGGGCGATGACCACGCTGTCGGTGGTGGTGCTCGCCTCCGCGGGCATCGGGCACGCGGTGGTCACCAGCCTGGACGCGGGGATCTCCCGGGTCGACGCCTTCAAGGACATGAAGAACCGGCCGCGGGCGGGCCACGGGATGAACATCCTGCTGGTCGGCACCGACGGCCGGGACAAGATCACCGAGAGCCAGCGGCGCGCCTTCCACCTGGGCGGACAGCCCTGCCACTGCACCGACACGATGATGATCGTGCACATCTCGGAGGACCGGGAGCGGGCCACCGTGGTGAGCCTGCCGCGCGACTCCTTCGCCGAGGTCCCCGCCCGCCGGGACCCGGCCACCGGCCGGCAGTACGGCGCGCATCCGCTCAGGCTGAACGCGGCCTACGCCGAGGGCGGCCCGCAGCTGACCGTGCGCACGGTCGAGAGCATGACCCGGGTGAAGATCGACCACTATCTGGAGGTCGACTTCACCAGCTTCATGAAGACCGTGGACGTCCTCGGCGGGGTCCGGATCTGTACGGCGACGCCGCTGAAGGACACCTACAGCGGGCTCGACCTCGCCCCCGGCACGCACACCCTGCTGGGCGGGCAGGCCCTCCAGTACGTGCGCTCGCGGCACCTGGACGGCGCCAGCGACCTGGGCCGGATGAAGCGGCAGCAGCGCTTCCTGGCCGCGCTGATCGAGAAGGCGACGTCCTCGGGCGTGCTGCTGAACCCGATGCGCTTTCGCGATGTGACCCGGGCGGTGCTCGGCTCGGTGCGCGCCGACATCGGCTTCGGCACCGACGAGCTGCTCGACCTCGGGCGCGCGATGCGGAACTTCTCGCCCTCGTCCTCCGAGTTCACGACCGTCCCCATCGGGCGGATGGACTACCCGGTCAAGGGCGTGGGCTCGACCCTGAAATGGGACGCGGCCCGCTCCGCCCAGCTGTTCCAGGCGCTGCGCGACGACAAGCCGCTCAGCGCGGCCCGCCCGCACCGCGGACCCGCCGCGACGCCCGTGGACACGGACCCGCGGAGCATCCGGGTCCAGGTGGCGAACGGCACCGGCGCGGCCGGGCTGGCCAAGCGGATCGACACCGAACTCGCGGCGACCGGCTTCGCCACCACCCATGAGCCGGTGACCGCGCCCGCGCAGCTGCCGACCACCGTCATCACGTACGACCCCCGCTGGGACCGCTCAGCCCGCACCCTGGCCGCGGCCCTGCCGGGCAGCGAGCTGCGCGCGGCGCCGGGCCAGGGGCCGGTGCTGAAGGTGACCGCGGGCGCCGGCTTCAAGAGCGTGCGGGCCGTGCGCTTCGAGGACCCGGGGCGTCAGGATCAGGGCGCCGCGAGCGTGGTGCGCGGCAACGAGGTGGTGTGCGCGGGGGACGCGTGA
- a CDS encoding glycosyltransferase family 2 protein, protein MNAKPDVRFPAVSVIMPVLNEERHLRGAVQAILAQEYGGDMEVVIALGPSTDRTDEIAAELVAEDPRVHTVPNPTGRTPAALNAAIKASRHPIVVRVDGHGILSPNYIETAVRLLAETGAQNVGGIMHAEGENDWEHAVAAAMTSKIGVGNAAFHTGGAAAPAETVYLGVFRREALEQQGGYNEEFIRAQDWELNFRIREAGGLIWFSPELKVSYRPRPSVRALAKQYKDYGRWRHVVARYHSGSINLRYLAPPTAVCAIAAGLVAGAALTPWALVIPGGYLAAIAAGSLPAGKGLPLKARLQIPVALATMHMSWGWGFLTSPKSLAKRVIASRRPAVPSA, encoded by the coding sequence ATGAACGCCAAGCCCGACGTGCGGTTCCCCGCTGTATCCGTGATCATGCCCGTCCTCAACGAGGAACGGCATCTGCGCGGGGCCGTCCAAGCGATCCTCGCGCAGGAGTACGGCGGCGACATGGAGGTCGTGATCGCCCTCGGTCCGTCCACGGACCGCACGGACGAGATCGCCGCCGAGCTCGTGGCCGAAGACCCCCGCGTCCACACCGTCCCGAACCCGACCGGCCGCACCCCCGCCGCGCTGAACGCGGCGATCAAGGCGTCCCGGCATCCGATCGTGGTCCGTGTCGACGGCCACGGCATCCTCTCGCCGAACTACATCGAGACCGCCGTACGGCTCCTCGCGGAGACCGGCGCGCAGAACGTCGGCGGCATCATGCACGCCGAGGGCGAGAACGACTGGGAGCACGCGGTCGCCGCCGCGATGACCTCCAAGATCGGTGTCGGCAACGCGGCCTTCCACACGGGCGGCGCCGCGGCTCCCGCCGAGACGGTCTACCTCGGTGTCTTCCGCCGCGAGGCGCTGGAGCAACAGGGCGGCTACAACGAGGAGTTCATCCGCGCCCAGGACTGGGAGCTGAACTTCCGCATCCGCGAGGCGGGCGGCCTGATCTGGTTCTCGCCGGAGCTGAAGGTGTCGTACCGCCCCCGGCCCTCGGTGCGGGCGCTCGCCAAGCAGTACAAGGACTACGGCCGCTGGCGCCATGTCGTGGCCCGCTACCACTCCGGCTCCATCAACCTGCGCTACCTCGCCCCGCCGACGGCGGTGTGCGCGATAGCCGCGGGCCTGGTGGCCGGCGCGGCCCTGACCCCCTGGGCCCTGGTGATCCCCGGCGGCTACCTCGCCGCGATCGCCGCCGGCTCCCTGCCCGCCGGCAAGGGCCTGCCCCTCAAGGCGCGCCTCCAGATCCCGGTGGCCCTCGCCACCATGCACATGTCCTGGGGCTGGGGCTTCCTGACCAGCCCGAAGTCCCTGGCGAAGCGCGTCATCGCGTCGCGCCGGCCGGCGGTGCCAAGCGCCTGA
- a CDS encoding LCP family protein has protein sequence MALNPRTADPEAGAGRHGGGRRKGGSGTGGPDGPGGSTTKRRRRRALRWSATVLAVVILGTAGAGYLYYEHLNANIRKGERSSGDAKARKTAPNAAGQTPLNILLVGSDSRNSAENLKLGGSKSSVGDPPLGDVQMLIHISADRKSAAMVSIPRDTRVDIPKCTDPDTGKVYPATNDIINTTLGRGGAGCTLATWENLTGVYIDHWMTIDFAGVVKMADAIGGVDVCVKQNVWDRPTAAQRGGSGLKLTAGTHKIKGVQALQWLRTRHAWGSDPLRARAQHMYLNSMLRTLKSQDVFTDTGRLMDLADSATKSLKVSEEIGTVKKLYDLGMEMKSVPSDRITSVTMPNLPDPRDPDNHVVPNTGDAGKLWEMLRDDIPLDKNGGAGDSKQAGDKPRPAKSPSTDPSRLGVLVQNGTGSASEAAVPGRARTIAEALVGRGYGRAAADTAPPPPQDKTVVEYPSADLQGDAQGVAKALGLPATAVKQTTSVSGVTLLLGADWRTGTTFPKQSKPKAGDVPSNADAINGADKGGCMDVYKPYQW, from the coding sequence ATGGCGCTCAACCCGCGGACGGCGGACCCGGAGGCCGGGGCCGGACGGCACGGCGGCGGGCGGCGCAAGGGGGGCTCGGGCACGGGGGGCCCGGACGGTCCCGGGGGCTCCACGACCAAGCGGCGGCGCCGGCGCGCGCTGCGCTGGTCGGCGACGGTCCTCGCGGTGGTCATACTCGGCACGGCGGGCGCCGGTTACCTCTATTACGAGCATCTGAACGCCAACATACGCAAGGGCGAGCGCAGCAGCGGTGACGCCAAGGCGCGGAAGACCGCCCCGAACGCGGCCGGACAGACCCCGCTGAACATCCTGCTGGTCGGCTCGGACAGCCGTAATTCGGCGGAGAACCTGAAGCTCGGCGGCAGCAAGAGCAGTGTCGGCGATCCCCCGCTCGGGGACGTGCAGATGCTCATCCACATCTCCGCCGACCGCAAGAGCGCCGCGATGGTGAGCATCCCGCGCGACACCCGTGTCGACATCCCCAAGTGCACGGATCCGGACACCGGCAAGGTCTATCCGGCGACCAACGACATCATCAACACCACCCTCGGCCGGGGCGGCGCCGGCTGCACGCTGGCCACCTGGGAGAACCTCACCGGGGTCTACATCGACCACTGGATGACGATCGACTTCGCGGGCGTGGTGAAGATGGCGGACGCCATCGGCGGCGTCGACGTCTGTGTGAAGCAGAACGTCTGGGACCGCCCGACCGCGGCCCAGCGCGGCGGCTCCGGGCTGAAGCTGACGGCCGGGACGCACAAGATCAAGGGCGTGCAGGCGCTCCAGTGGCTGCGCACCCGGCACGCCTGGGGCAGCGACCCGTTGCGGGCCCGCGCCCAGCACATGTACCTCAACTCCATGCTGCGCACGCTCAAGTCGCAGGACGTGTTCACCGACACCGGGCGCCTGATGGACCTGGCCGACTCGGCCACCAAGTCCCTCAAGGTCTCCGAGGAGATCGGCACGGTCAAGAAGCTCTACGACCTCGGCATGGAGATGAAGTCCGTGCCGTCGGACCGCATCACGAGCGTGACGATGCCCAACCTCCCGGACCCGCGGGACCCCGACAACCACGTCGTCCCGAACACGGGCGACGCCGGCAAGCTCTGGGAGATGCTCCGGGACGACATCCCGCTCGACAAGAACGGCGGGGCCGGGGACTCCAAGCAGGCCGGGGACAAGCCGCGGCCGGCGAAGTCGCCCTCCACCGATCCGTCCCGGCTCGGCGTCCTCGTCCAGAACGGCACCGGCTCCGCCTCCGAGGCGGCGGTGCCCGGCCGGGCCCGCACCATCGCCGAGGCGCTGGTGGGCCGGGGCTACGGCAGGGCGGCGGCGGACACCGCGCCCCCGCCGCCGCAGGACAAGACGGTCGTCGAGTACCCGAGCGCCGATCTCCAGGGCGACGCCCAGGGCGTGGCCAAGGCGCTGGGCCTGCCGGCCACCGCGGTGAAGCAGACCACCTCGGTCTCCGGCGTCACCCTGCTGCTCGGCGCCGACTGGCGCACCGGCACGACCTTCCCGAAGCAGTCCAAGCCGAAGGCCGGCGACGTCCCGTCCAACGCCGACGCCATCAACGGCGCGGACAAGGGCGGCTGCATGGATGTGTACAAGCCGTACCAGTGGTGA